cactgttattacagcattataccagttcatatagtaacactgttattacagcattataccagttcatatagtaacagactgttattacagcattataccagttcatatagtaacagactgttattacagcattataccagttcatatagtaacactgttattacagcattataccagttcatatagtaacagactgttattacagcattataccagttcatatagtaacagactgttattacagcattataccagttcatatagtaacagactgatactacagcattataccagttcatatagtaacactgttattacagcattataccagttcatataataacactgttattacagcattataccagttcatatagtaacagactgttattacagcattataccagttcatataataacagactgttattacagcattataccagttcatatagtaacagactgttattacagcattataccagttcatataataacactgttattacagcattataccagttcatatagtaacagactgttattatagcattataccagttcatataataacagactgttattacagcattataccagttcatataataacagactgttattacaacattataccagttcatatagtaacactgttattacagcattataccagttcatataataacagactgttattacagcattataccagttcatataataacagactgttattacagcattataccagttcatatagtaacagactgttattacagcattataccagttcatatagtaacagactgttattacagcattataccagttcatataataacactgttattacagcattataccagttcatatagtaacagactgtgattacagcattataccagttcataatAAAAATGAAATGTCTAGGAAGTTAGTTCCGTTTTTCTCCAGTAGATGGCATCAGTCAGTTTTGATGCGATCGATGAGAGGGATTTGAAATGGTGTGTGACAGAGGGagtcatacactgagtgtacaaatcaTTAGGAACATTTCACGGTCAACAGTTTTCCGTGCGTCTCAAcaattgtccaccacccaaaggacatccagccaacttgggggtggcaggtagactagtggttagagcgttggactagtaaccaaaaggttgctggatcgaatccccgagctgacaaggtaacaatctgtcattctctccctgacaaaggcagttaacccactgttccccggtaggctgtcattaaaaatacgaatttgttcttcactgacttgcctagttaaataaataaaataaaatcttgaCACAAGTGTCAAGCATCGCTGTGGAACACATGAGACTCTTTGTGGAGTCCATGCCTTCActaactgaggctgttctgagggacaAAAGGGAGACTCAATATTACGAAGGTGTTCCTCATTTTTGGGGAACTTAATGTATATTCTCAACACATTAAGAATGTTGAAATGAATATCAGAGAATTATTCAGAGTACTTGATTTATTTAAACAGCTGCAGATTGAGAACATGTACACAACCCATTAATATATACATCATTATCGTAGAATAGACCTAGTTAGAACCCATTAATATATACATCAGTATAGTAGAATAGACCTAGTTACAACCCATTAATATATATATCAGTATAGTAGAATAGACCTAGTTACAACCCATTAATATATACATCAGTATAGTAGAATAGACCTAGTTACAACCCATTAATATCTATATATTAATATCTATATATCAGTATAGTAGAATAGACCTAGTTACAACCCATATATATCCATTAATACATTCATTGAATCATATGAACCACTCTCACAGGATGTTTGAAATTTTCAACGGCTTTACTAAATATAAAATATTAAATAGTTTACTGAATAGTTACATGTCAAATATGTTTACAGTTATAGAAAAATAAACAATTAGTATATCCTAGACCTAGTACATTACACTGAACCTAATCCATACCAATCTCAGATAGGATATTAACCTAGTACATTACACTGAACCTAATCTATACCAATCTCAGATAGGATATTAACCTAGTACATTACATTGAGCCTCCTCTATACCAATCTCAGATAGGATATTAACCTAGTACATTACATTGAGCCTCCTCTATACCAATCTCAGATAGGATATTAACCTAGTACATTACATTGAACCTAATCTATACCAATCTCAGATAGGATATTAACCTAGTACATTACATTGAGCCTCCTCTATACCAATCTCAGATAGGATATTAACCTAGTACATTACATTGAGCCTCCTCTATACCAATCTCAGATAGGATATTAACCTAGTACATTACATTGAACCTAATCCATACCAATCTCAGATAGGATATTAACCTAGTACATTACATTGAACCTAATCTATACCAATCTCAGATAGGATATTAACCTAGTACATTACATTGAGCCTCCTCTATACCAATCTCAGATAGGGTATTGACATGCATGACAAGGTTTGTGTCActaatggcaacctattccctttaaagtgcacCAACAAGGGTTGGGGTGTTAGGGGGTGATGGTAGTTGATGACATCGTCGTCTTGGCAGTAGTCGATCTGCTCTCAATCTTAGTCACATGACTCTGGACCCAGGCTTCAGAAGGGTCAACACAAAATGTCTTCCCTTTCTTTGTGGTGAAACTGcaacagatacacaacacattgTCTCCCAGAACATCCAGTCTGTAATATGAACGGCTCCGTCTTGTCTTGTACAGTGTAGCCTGGATGTAGCCTGGTTCCAGGTGTGTTTGTGCTATCATACCAACTCCTTGTCACTCCTGGTCGTGTTTGGCATGACAAGGAGTTGACGTGAagtcacaaacagatctgggaccaggctatagccCAGATGTTTACAGTTTACAGTAGACTATGCTTTACTTACATCAGTGCTTTGCGAGGGCAGCTACTGGAGGTTGTTCTGAGAGAAACTACTTGTTGAAGAGGGATCCTCGCGCTGAATTTCACACAGCAGTCAGGTGCTATTTCCAACGCGATGACACCTGTAAACAAACCACAGTTAACATAACGATCTCCAGGTATGTCTCCAACAGCGTGTTACACAGcattgctacacacacacacacacacacacacacacacacacacacacacacacacacacacacacacacacacacacacacacacacacacacacacacacacacacacaaacacacacacaaacacacacctgcagACGTCGTGTGGAGGGAGCAGAGCAGTCCCAGGAGGAGTAGAGCAGTCAGGGTCTTCATGGTTCAGAGATGGTTGAGATGCTGAAGATTGTATTGTTTGAGATGTTCTCTGATGTTCTGGTCTCTGATGCTCTGgtctctgatgttctgatgttctcTCTGATGTTCTGGTCTCTGATGTTCTGGTCTCTGATGTTCTGGTCTCTGATGTTCTGGTCTCTGATGCTCTGGTCTCTGATGTTCTGGTCTCTGATGTTCTGGTCTCTGATGCTCTGGTCTCTGATGTTCTGGTCTCTGATGTTCTGGTCTCTGATGTTCTGGTCTCTAATGTTCTGGTCTCCGATGCTCTGGTCTCTGATGCTCTAGTCTGGTTCTGTGTCAGAAGTCTAGCTGATGCTCTGGCTATATGTCTGAGGTCTGATCTGACCTGTCTTTTATACAGAGAGCTGGTCCATCAGACCCATTGACACTTGACGTGGGAATCTCCCCTCAACTCCTTAATTCACTCTGAATATCTTTCTAAGAACGAACATTCTGCCCTTCAGGTTCCTCTTCTTCAATTCTCTGTAAGTCTGTTTCCTCCAGGATGTTCAGCAGCACTGCTATTTTCTGAAATACTCAGAATACATTTACTGTCGAATTGCATGTCAAAGGAAGGATATTAAAGTGGACTATATACTATATGATACATTACATCAAGTACAAGAACAATTAAGATTAAACGAAGTTCTCTACATCATAGCCAACTAGTTTGTAAGTCATTCTTGAAATCAACTATGTGTCTTTCAACGTTTAAAAGCAGATTTTAGGACGGTGTATTTTGATTTAAAACCTGTAGTATACTGTTAATCTTTACATCATAGTGAAGTTAAATCATAGAGTCTTTTTATATCAATTCATCTCAGATGTAGTGGGGTTGTGGTTTGTGTCTTCCCTCAGTTTGGAAGGTTGGTGGTTTGATCCCTGGTACctagaactagaagcacaagcatttcgctacactcgcattaacatctgctaaccatgtgtatgtgacaaataaaatttgatttgatttgatttgagtcatAACAAAAACATTCCACAGTTGCTATATCCATTATTGGACTAATAAATTAATGATATACAcgcattgattcttgaagaatataacttatgaaTGCTTCTTGAGTTTAGTTGAACTGTCataaccccatcagaacccagaaTATAAGCTTATTTTACTGTCATTTAAAACATAGGAAATGTAAACAGCCACTGTATATCCTGagaacatggttaaaactatcatgttGACATCATGGATGCTCAGTCCTTCCATccgtagctctg
The Oncorhynchus keta strain PuntledgeMale-10-30-2019 unplaced genomic scaffold, Oket_V2 Un_contig_21779_pilon_pilon, whole genome shotgun sequence DNA segment above includes these coding regions:
- the LOC127921207 gene encoding C-C motif chemokine 13-like, which gives rise to MKTLTALLLLGLLCSLHTTSAGVIALEIAPDCCVKFSARIPLQQVVSLRTTSSSCPRKALIFTTKKGKTFCVDPSEAWVQSHVTKIESRSTTAKTTMSSTTITP